The genomic window AGATATTTAAAAAGTCGTCTTCCCGGTCCGTTCACCTTTATCCTGGAAGCCAATAAAAGTTTGCCTTTAGCTTACAAAGGCCATAAAACCATCGGGATTCGTGTTCCTGATCATCCTATTCCACAGCTTATTGTTGAAAAGCTGGGACATCCCATCGCTTCAACTTCCATCAGAGACGATGATGAAATCATTGAGTATTCTACCGATCCTGAACTGATTGCAGAAAAGTACGATCATTTGGTAGACATCGTGATTGATTCCGGATATGGAGATAATATAGCTTCTACCATTGTGGATCTTACTTCCGGAGAGCCGGAGCTTATTCGTCAGGGAAAAGGAATACTGTAAATTCCGGATTCAAAGTTCAACACTTGCTGTTGAACTTCAACATTAACTTAGAACTTTTATGAAAATAATTACCTCTCCTGCCAAATTAATGAATGTAGAAAACTCAACGGACCTGTTGAGAGCAACTACACCAAAATTCATTGAAGAAGCAGCATTTATACACTCTTATTTAAAACAAAAATCTCCTAAATATCTTTCCGAACTGATGGAAATCTCGCCCAAACTGGCAGATGAGAACTGGGAAAGAAACCAAAAATGGAAAGCAAAACCCACTGCAAAAGAATCCGCTCCTGCCATGTATGCTTTTACCGGTGAGGTTTACAGAGGATTAGACGCAAAAACATTAGATAAAAATGCTGTAGATTATT from Chryseobacterium camelliae includes these protein-coding regions:
- a CDS encoding L-threonylcarbamoyladenylate synthase, coding for MAKILRIYPENPQENLINEVIKTLNNGGLIIYPSDTIYALGCNIFDVKAMEKLAQLKKIKLEKAKFSIICNDLSHLSDFTRPIDTSVFRYLKSRLPGPFTFILEANKSLPLAYKGHKTIGIRVPDHPIPQLIVEKLGHPIASTSIRDDDEIIEYSTDPELIAEKYDHLVDIVIDSGYGDNIASTIVDLTSGEPELIRQGKGIL